A window of the Pseudomonas furukawaii genome harbors these coding sequences:
- a CDS encoding LysM peptidoglycan-binding domain-containing protein: protein MRKSLLALLLLAASGLTQAAVELKEGHPERYTVVRGDTLWDISGKFLRQPWKWPEIWHANPQIENPHLIYPGDVLSLVYVDGQPRLMLNRGDSRGTIKLSPKVRSTPMAEAIPTIPLEAINAFLLTNRIVDDPKEFEAAPYIVAGNAERVVSGAGDRVYARGNFSQEQPAYGIFRQGKTYIDPETKEFLGINADDIGGGEMVADEGDIGTLQLTRSTQEVRLGDRLFPTEERAINSTFMPSAPARDVSGVILDVPRGVTQIGQFDVVTINKGKRDGLVEGNVLAVYKTGETVRDRVTDEFIKIPDERAGLLMVFRTYDKLSYGLVLAATRQLAVLDKVHNP from the coding sequence ATGAGGAAATCACTACTCGCCCTGCTGCTCCTGGCTGCCAGTGGGCTGACCCAGGCTGCGGTGGAGCTCAAGGAGGGCCATCCGGAGCGTTACACGGTGGTCCGGGGCGATACGCTCTGGGACATTTCCGGCAAGTTCCTCCGCCAGCCGTGGAAGTGGCCGGAGATCTGGCACGCCAACCCCCAGATCGAGAACCCGCACCTCATCTATCCCGGCGATGTCCTCAGCCTGGTCTACGTCGATGGCCAGCCGCGCCTGATGCTCAACCGTGGTGACTCCCGCGGCACCATCAAGCTCTCCCCCAAGGTGCGCAGCACGCCCATGGCGGAGGCGATTCCCACCATTCCGCTGGAAGCCATCAACGCCTTCCTGCTGACCAACCGCATCGTCGACGATCCCAAGGAGTTCGAGGCCGCACCCTATATCGTCGCCGGCAATGCCGAACGCGTGGTCAGCGGTGCCGGTGATCGGGTCTACGCCCGTGGCAACTTCTCCCAGGAGCAGCCGGCCTACGGCATCTTCCGCCAGGGCAAGACCTACATCGACCCCGAGACCAAGGAATTCCTCGGCATCAACGCCGACGACATCGGCGGCGGCGAGATGGTGGCGGACGAAGGCGATATCGGCACCCTGCAGTTGACCCGCTCGACCCAGGAAGTACGCCTGGGCGACCGCCTGTTCCCCACCGAGGAGCGGGCGATCAATTCCACCTTCATGCCCAGCGCGCCGGCCCGGGATGTCAGCGGCGTGATCCTCGATGTGCCCCGTGGCGTGACCCAGATCGGCCAGTTCGACGTGGTCACCATCAACAAGGGCAAGCGCGACGGCCTGGTGGAGGGCAACGTGCTGGCGGTCTACAAGACCGGCGAGACCGTGCGTGATCGCGTGACCGACGAGTTCATCAAGATCCCGGACGAGCGCGCCGGCCTGCTCATGGTGTTCCGCACCTACGACAAGCTGAGCTATGGCCTGGTCCTGGCCGCCACCCGCCAGTTGGCGGTGTTGGACAAGGTACACAACCCGTAA
- the dprA gene encoding DNA-processing protein DprA, producing MTALSPAELEARLRLHHLPELGAARFRRLMDAFGSASAALSAPASAWRALGLPACSAEPRRSPEIREAAARALAWLESPGHHLLCWDHPSYPALLAELNNAPPLLYVAGEPALLERPQLALVGSRRASAPGLDTARAFARSLAGGGFVITSGLALGIDGAAHRGALDVSGATVAVLGTGLQRLYPNRHRGLAREILDAGGALVSELPLDCPPQPGNFPRRNRIISGLSLGVLVVEASPSSGSLITARLAAEQGREVYAIPGSIHHPGARGCHQLIREGAALVERVEDILDTLRGWQALPPAEEHSSPAAEAHPLLALLRAAPHTSEGLAAASGWALPRVLAELTDLELQGRVAREAGGWVHRVG from the coding sequence ATGACCGCCCTCTCACCCGCCGAGCTGGAAGCCCGGCTCCGCCTGCACCACCTCCCCGAACTTGGCGCCGCCCGCTTCCGTCGCCTGATGGACGCCTTCGGTTCGGCCTCCGCTGCCCTCAGCGCCCCCGCGTCCGCCTGGCGCGCCCTGGGGCTTCCCGCCTGCTCCGCCGAACCCCGTCGCAGCCCGGAGATCCGTGAAGCCGCCGCCAGGGCCCTCGCCTGGCTGGAAAGCCCCGGGCACCACCTGCTGTGCTGGGACCACCCGTCCTACCCGGCACTGCTGGCCGAGCTGAACAACGCTCCGCCGCTGCTCTACGTGGCCGGTGAGCCCGCCTTGCTGGAGCGTCCGCAACTGGCCCTGGTGGGCAGCCGACGCGCCAGCGCGCCCGGCCTCGATACGGCCCGGGCCTTCGCCCGCAGCCTGGCCGGCGGTGGCTTCGTCATCACCAGCGGGTTGGCCCTGGGCATCGACGGCGCGGCCCATCGGGGCGCACTGGACGTGTCCGGCGCCACGGTGGCGGTGCTCGGAACCGGCTTGCAGCGCCTCTACCCCAACCGGCATCGCGGCCTGGCCCGGGAGATTCTCGACGCAGGCGGTGCCCTGGTGTCCGAGCTTCCTCTGGACTGCCCGCCCCAGCCCGGCAACTTCCCCAGGCGAAACCGCATCATCAGTGGCCTGTCCCTGGGCGTTCTGGTGGTGGAGGCCAGTCCCTCCAGCGGCTCCCTGATCACCGCGCGGCTGGCCGCCGAACAGGGCCGCGAGGTCTACGCCATCCCCGGCTCCATTCACCACCCTGGCGCCCGGGGCTGCCACCAGCTGATCCGCGAGGGGGCCGCGCTGGTGGAGCGGGTGGAGGACATACTCGACACCCTGCGCGGCTGGCAGGCGCTGCCCCCGGCCGAGGAGCATTCCTCTCCCGCCGCCGAAGCACATCCGCTGCTGGCCCTGCTGCGGGCGGCACCCCATACCAGCGAAGGATTGGCGGCCGCCAGCGGCTGGGCCTTGCCGCGAGTGCTGGCGGAGCTCACCGATCTTGAGCTGCAGGGCCGCGTCGCCCGGGAGGCGGGTGGCTGGGTGCATCGCGTCGGTTGA
- a CDS encoding L-threonylcarbamoyladenylate synthase, producing MVSKWRVQQVARVVREGGVIAYPTEAVWGLGCDPWNEEAVYRLLALKERPVEKGLILVADDIQQFDFLLEGLPGAWIDQLLASWPGPNTWLVPHQDLLPEWVTGQHDSVALRVSAHPLVRELCALTGPLISTSANPSGRPAACSRLRVQQYFGDDLDAVLGGALGGRRNPSVIRDLVSGRVIRG from the coding sequence ATGGTCAGCAAGTGGCGAGTGCAGCAAGTGGCGCGGGTGGTGCGTGAGGGCGGCGTGATCGCCTACCCCACCGAGGCGGTCTGGGGGCTGGGTTGCGATCCCTGGAACGAGGAGGCGGTGTACCGCCTGCTGGCGCTGAAGGAGCGTCCGGTGGAGAAGGGCCTGATCCTGGTGGCCGACGATATCCAGCAGTTCGACTTCCTCCTGGAAGGCCTGCCGGGTGCCTGGATCGATCAGTTGCTCGCCAGTTGGCCGGGGCCCAACACCTGGCTGGTGCCGCACCAGGACCTGCTGCCCGAGTGGGTCACAGGCCAGCACGACAGCGTCGCCCTGCGGGTCAGCGCCCATCCGCTGGTGCGCGAGCTCTGCGCCCTGACCGGCCCGCTGATCTCCACCTCCGCCAACCCGTCCGGTCGCCCGGCTGCCTGTTCGCGCCTGCGGGTGCAGCAGTACTTCGGCGATGACCTGGACGCGGTGCTGGGTGGCGCCCTGGGCGGGCGCCGCAATCCCAGCGTGATCCGCGACCTGGTCAGTGGCCGCGTGATCAGGGGATAA
- a CDS encoding NADPH:quinone reductase: MAKRIQFSAYGGPEVLEYADYQPTTPGPREVRVRNRAIGLNFIDTYYRSGLYPAPDFPTSLGTEGAGEVEAVGDEVTQFKVGDRVAYATGPLGAYSEFHVLPADKLIHLPDSIGFEQAAAVMLKGLTVQYLLRQTYELKGGETILFHAAAGGVGLIACQWARALGVKLIGTVGSPEKAELARANGAWATIDYNRENVAQRVLELTDGAKCPVVYDSVGKDTWETSLDCVAPRGLLVSFGNASGPVTGVNLGILAQKGSLFVTRPTLFGYASTPERLQAMANELFGLIAEGRIQVEIKQRFALADAAKAHSALASRQTTGSTVLIP, from the coding sequence ATGGCCAAACGCATCCAGTTCTCCGCCTACGGCGGCCCGGAGGTCCTCGAGTACGCGGACTATCAACCGACGACACCGGGTCCCCGGGAAGTGCGGGTGCGCAACCGCGCCATCGGCCTCAACTTCATCGACACCTATTACCGCAGCGGCCTCTACCCGGCGCCGGACTTCCCCACCAGCCTCGGCACCGAGGGAGCAGGGGAGGTGGAGGCCGTGGGTGACGAGGTGACGCAGTTCAAGGTGGGCGATCGCGTCGCCTACGCCACCGGACCGCTGGGCGCCTACAGCGAATTCCACGTGCTGCCGGCCGACAAGCTGATCCACCTGCCGGATTCGATAGGTTTCGAGCAGGCCGCAGCGGTGATGCTGAAGGGCCTCACGGTGCAGTACCTGCTGCGCCAGACCTACGAACTCAAGGGCGGCGAAACCATCCTCTTCCATGCCGCGGCCGGCGGTGTGGGGCTGATCGCCTGCCAGTGGGCGAGGGCGCTGGGGGTGAAGCTGATCGGTACCGTGGGCTCGCCGGAGAAAGCGGAGCTGGCGAGGGCCAACGGCGCCTGGGCCACCATCGACTACAACCGCGAGAACGTCGCGCAACGGGTACTGGAGCTGACCGACGGCGCCAAGTGCCCGGTGGTCTACGACTCGGTGGGCAAGGACACCTGGGAGACCTCGCTGGACTGCGTAGCCCCCCGTGGCCTGCTGGTGAGCTTCGGCAATGCTTCGGGGCCGGTGACCGGCGTGAACCTCGGCATCCTGGCGCAGAAGGGATCGCTGTTCGTCACCCGGCCGACCCTGTTCGGTTACGCCAGTACGCCGGAGCGCCTGCAGGCCATGGCCAACGAACTGTTCGGGCTGATCGCCGAGGGTCGCATCCAGGTGGAGATCAAGCAGCGCTTCGCCCTGGCCGACGCGGCCAAGGCGCACAGTGCCCTGGCCAGCCGCCAGACCACCGGTTCGACCGTGCTTATCCCCTGA
- the hemF gene encoding oxygen-dependent coproporphyrinogen oxidase → MTDRIEAVKAYLLDLQDRICAALAAEDGKADFFEDAWDRPAGGGGRTRVIENGALIEKGGVNFSHVFGNSLPPSASAHRPELAGRGFQAMGVSLVIHPENPHVPTSHANVRFFIAEKEGEEAVWWFGGGFDLTPYYGNEEDCVHWHQVARDACAPFGADVYPRYKEWCDRYFHLKHRNEPRGIGGLFFDDLNQWDFDTSFAFLRAIGDAYLEAYLPIIRRRRDTPFTERQREFQAYRRGRYVEFNLVFDRGTLFGLQSGGRTESILMSLPPQVRWGYDWKPEPGSEEARLTEYFLQDRNWLGEAGR, encoded by the coding sequence GTGACTGACCGTATCGAGGCCGTGAAGGCCTACCTGCTCGATCTGCAAGACCGCATCTGCGCCGCGCTCGCGGCGGAAGATGGCAAGGCCGACTTCTTCGAAGACGCCTGGGACCGTCCCGCAGGCGGCGGCGGTCGTACCCGGGTCATCGAGAACGGCGCACTGATCGAGAAAGGCGGGGTCAACTTCTCCCATGTGTTCGGCAACAGCCTGCCGCCCTCGGCCAGCGCCCATCGTCCCGAGCTGGCTGGCCGTGGTTTCCAGGCCATGGGCGTGTCCCTGGTGATCCACCCGGAGAACCCCCACGTCCCCACCTCCCACGCCAACGTGCGCTTCTTCATCGCCGAAAAGGAAGGCGAGGAGGCGGTCTGGTGGTTCGGCGGCGGCTTCGACCTGACCCCCTACTACGGCAACGAGGAAGACTGCGTGCACTGGCACCAGGTGGCCCGTGACGCCTGCGCGCCCTTCGGCGCCGATGTCTACCCGCGCTACAAGGAGTGGTGCGACCGCTATTTCCACCTCAAGCACCGCAACGAGCCACGGGGCATCGGCGGCCTGTTCTTCGACGACCTGAACCAGTGGGACTTCGACACCAGCTTCGCTTTCCTCCGCGCTATCGGCGACGCCTACCTGGAAGCCTACCTGCCCATCATCCGCCGTCGTCGCGACACCCCCTTCACCGAACGACAGCGTGAATTCCAGGCCTATCGCCGGGGCCGCTACGTGGAGTTCAACCTGGTGTTCGACCGGGGCACCCTGTTCGGCCTGCAGTCCGGCGGCCGTACCGAGTCCATCCTCATGTCCCTGCCGCCGCAGGTACGCTGGGGCTATGACTGGAAACCGGAGCCGGGCAGCGAGGAAGCGCGCCTGACCGAGTACTTCCTCCAGGATCGGAACTGGCTCGGGGAGGCCGGACGTTGA
- the aroE gene encoding shikimate dehydrogenase, with product MDRYCVFGNPIGHSKSPLIHRLFAEQTGQALTYDAVLAPLDDFPGCARAFFATGRGGNVTVPFKEQAFELADQLSARAERAGAVNTLKKLDDGRLLGDNTDGAGLVRDLTRNAGLALAGKRILLLGAGGAARGVIEPLLAEKPAALVIANRTLEKAENLARLFAELGPVSASGFDWLEEPVDLIVNGTSASLAGDLPPISPRLIQPGHTFCYDMMYGKEPTAFNRWAASHGAARTLDGLGMLVEQAAEAFLLWRGVLPDSAPVLAELRRQLAEG from the coding sequence ATGGACCGCTATTGCGTATTCGGCAACCCCATCGGCCACAGCAAGTCGCCGCTGATCCACCGCCTGTTCGCCGAACAGACCGGCCAGGCGCTGACCTATGACGCCGTGCTGGCGCCCCTGGATGACTTCCCCGGCTGTGCCCGCGCCTTCTTCGCCACCGGGCGCGGCGGTAACGTCACCGTGCCCTTCAAGGAGCAGGCCTTCGAGCTGGCCGACCAGCTCAGCGCCCGCGCCGAGCGCGCCGGCGCGGTGAACACCCTGAAGAAGCTCGACGACGGCCGCCTGCTGGGCGACAACACCGACGGCGCGGGCCTTGTCCGTGACCTCACCCGCAACGCCGGGCTGGCGCTCGCCGGCAAGCGCATCCTGCTGCTGGGCGCCGGGGGCGCCGCGCGCGGGGTGATCGAGCCCCTGCTGGCCGAGAAGCCGGCGGCCCTGGTGATCGCCAACCGCACCCTGGAGAAGGCCGAGAACCTGGCCCGGCTGTTCGCCGAACTGGGGCCGGTGTCCGCCAGCGGTTTCGATTGGCTGGAGGAGCCTGTCGACCTGATAGTCAACGGCACCTCCGCGAGCCTGGCCGGTGACCTGCCGCCCATCTCGCCGAGGCTGATCCAGCCCGGCCACACCTTCTGCTACGACATGATGTATGGCAAGGAGCCGACCGCCTTCAACCGTTGGGCCGCCAGTCACGGCGCGGCGCGTACGCTGGATGGCCTGGGCATGCTGGTGGAGCAGGCGGCCGAGGCCTTCCTGTTGTGGCGCGGCGTGTTGCCCGACAGTGCACCGGTGCTGGCGGAGCTGCGCCGCCAGCTGGCCGAGGGCTGA
- the choX gene encoding choline ABC transporter substrate-binding protein, which yields MKTINAALASALLLTTTLTLNAQAEDASCATVKLGDPGWSDIAVTNGVARILLNGLGYRTETPTLAVPIIFAGLHKGQIDAFLGNWMPAQQSNYDKFVAAGSVDKVTQNLAGTEYTLAVPRYAYDAGVKTFADLDRHADKFKHTLYGIAAGSPANVSIQQMIQSDEFGLGDWKLVESSEQAMLVQVGRAVKRKDFVVFLGWTPHPMNVQYDMVYLKGGEKYFGESGSVNTLARKGYAQQCPNVGRLLANLQFTQEMENSIMDQVLNGNTSNDAAVKAWLKANPATLEGWLQGVNTRDGGDALAAVKARL from the coding sequence ATGAAGACGATCAATGCGGCGCTTGCCAGCGCCTTGCTGCTGACCACCACCCTGACCCTCAACGCCCAGGCCGAGGACGCCAGCTGCGCCACGGTGAAACTGGGCGATCCGGGCTGGAGCGACATCGCCGTCACCAACGGCGTGGCGCGCATCCTCCTGAACGGGCTGGGCTACCGCACCGAGACGCCGACCCTGGCCGTGCCGATCATCTTCGCCGGCCTGCACAAGGGCCAGATCGACGCCTTCCTCGGCAACTGGATGCCGGCCCAGCAGAGCAACTACGACAAGTTCGTCGCCGCCGGCAGCGTCGACAAGGTGACGCAGAACCTGGCCGGAACCGAGTACACCCTGGCGGTGCCGCGCTATGCCTACGACGCCGGTGTGAAGACCTTCGCCGACCTGGACAGGCATGCCGACAAGTTCAAGCACACCCTCTACGGCATCGCCGCCGGCTCGCCGGCCAACGTCTCCATCCAGCAGATGATCCAGTCGGACGAATTCGGCCTGGGCGACTGGAAGCTGGTGGAGTCCAGCGAGCAGGCGATGCTGGTCCAGGTGGGCCGCGCGGTGAAGCGCAAGGACTTCGTGGTCTTCCTCGGCTGGACCCCGCACCCGATGAACGTGCAGTACGACATGGTCTACCTGAAGGGCGGCGAGAAGTACTTCGGCGAAAGCGGCAGCGTGAACACCCTGGCGCGCAAGGGTTACGCCCAGCAGTGCCCGAACGTGGGCCGGCTGCTGGCCAACCTGCAATTCACCCAGGAGATGGAGAACAGCATCATGGACCAGGTGCTCAACGGCAACACCAGCAACGACGCGGCGGTGAAGGCCTGGCTCAAGGCCAACCCGGCCACCCTGGAAGGCTGGCTGCAGGGGGTGAACACCCGTGACGGCGGCGATGCCCTGGCAGCGGTGAAGGCCAGGCTCTGA
- the betC gene encoding choline-sulfatase, which yields MKAPNILFIMADQMAAPMLPFYAPSPLKVPNLARLAAEGVVFESAYCNSPLCAPSRFTLVSGQLPSKIGAYDNAADFPADVPTYAHYLRRLGYRTALSGKMHFCGPDQLHGYEERLTSDIYPADYGWAVNWDEPDVRPSWYHNMSSVLQAGPSVRTNQLDFDEEVVFKARQYLYDHVRQSADQPFCLTVSLTHPHDPYTIPEEYWSRHDEAEIPLPRVRFADTEQDPHSQRLLKVIDLWGKPLPEAKVRDARRAYFGACSYVDDQVGALLKTLADCGLAEDTIVVFSGDHGDMLGERGLWYKMHWFEMAARVPLLVHAPSRFAAARVRASVSTVDLLPTLVELAGGTLDARLPLDGRSLLPHLEGREGHDEVLGEYMAEGTTSPLMMIRRGPWKFIYSEEDPCLLFDLANDPQELENLAGSADHQALLAAFLEEARARWDVAAIAEETLASQRRRRFVAGALSRGKLASWDHQPFADASQQYMRNHIDLDDLERRARFPQP from the coding sequence ATGAAAGCTCCCAATATTCTCTTCATCATGGCCGATCAGATGGCCGCCCCGATGCTGCCGTTCTATGCCCCCTCGCCCCTCAAGGTGCCGAACCTGGCGCGGCTCGCCGCCGAGGGCGTGGTGTTCGAGTCGGCCTACTGCAACAGCCCGCTGTGCGCACCGTCGCGCTTCACCCTGGTGAGCGGACAGCTGCCGTCGAAGATCGGTGCCTACGACAATGCCGCCGACTTCCCCGCCGACGTACCCACCTACGCCCACTACCTGCGTCGCCTGGGCTACCGCACGGCGCTGTCGGGCAAGATGCACTTCTGCGGCCCGGACCAGCTCCACGGCTACGAGGAGCGGCTGACCAGCGACATCTACCCCGCCGACTACGGCTGGGCGGTTAACTGGGACGAGCCGGACGTGCGCCCGAGCTGGTACCACAACATGTCCTCGGTGTTGCAGGCCGGCCCCAGCGTGCGCACCAACCAGCTGGATTTCGACGAGGAAGTGGTATTCAAGGCGCGCCAGTATCTCTACGACCATGTGCGCCAGAGTGCGGACCAGCCGTTCTGCCTGACGGTGTCCCTGACCCATCCCCACGATCCCTACACCATCCCGGAGGAATACTGGTCGCGCCACGACGAGGCCGAGATTCCACTGCCCCGGGTGCGCTTCGCCGATACCGAGCAGGACCCCCACAGCCAGCGCCTGCTCAAGGTCATCGACCTCTGGGGCAAGCCGTTGCCGGAAGCCAAGGTGCGTGACGCACGGCGCGCCTACTTCGGCGCCTGCAGCTACGTCGACGACCAGGTCGGCGCGTTGCTCAAGACCCTCGCCGACTGCGGCCTGGCCGAAGACACCATCGTCGTGTTCTCCGGCGACCACGGCGACATGCTTGGCGAGCGGGGCCTCTGGTACAAGATGCACTGGTTCGAGATGGCCGCCCGCGTGCCCCTGCTGGTGCACGCCCCCAGCCGCTTCGCCGCCGCGCGGGTCAGGGCCTCGGTGTCCACCGTCGACCTGCTGCCGACCCTGGTGGAGCTGGCCGGCGGCACCCTGGACGCCAGGCTGCCGCTGGACGGGCGCTCGCTGCTGCCGCACCTGGAGGGCCGCGAGGGCCACGACGAGGTGCTGGGCGAATACATGGCCGAAGGCACCACCAGCCCGCTGATGATGATTCGCCGGGGGCCCTGGAAGTTCATCTACTCGGAAGAAGACCCCTGCCTGCTCTTCGACCTGGCCAACGACCCGCAGGAGCTGGAGAACCTGGCCGGTTCCGCCGACCACCAGGCCCTGCTGGCCGCCTTCCTCGAGGAGGCCCGGGCACGCTGGGATGTCGCAGCCATCGCCGAGGAAACCCTGGCCAGCCAGCGCCGTCGCCGCTTCGTCGCCGGGGCCCTGTCCCGTGGCAAGCTGGCGAGCTGGGATCACCAGCCCTTCGCCGACGCGAGCCAGCAGTACATGCGCAACCATATCGACCTGGACGATCTGGAACGCCGCGCGCGCTTCCCCCAACCCTGA
- a CDS encoding choline sulfate utilization transcriptional regulator, with protein sequence MAEFLPDLSLDLLRVFESAARHLSFTAAAVELGTTQPAVSQQIQRLEKQLATRLFDRVYRGIELTDAGRLLFLHVQEGLEAIATGLEAIGSRTQHEVLQVATDFAFAAYWLMPRLHRFHEANPDIDVSIVTSDRTMNMLRSEVDIAIAFGDGRFKHGDALLLFREEVFPIASPRLLAGQALPLAAGALLDLPLLHLKPEVRTRWFDWATLFRELGITQAPGAGMLRFDNYTLLIQAAIAGQGVAIGWRYLVDDLLEQGLLVRLLDGSVTSDFGYYLVQPERKRRARLMKCFVDWLQQELGDEARQPQLIRHREGIAL encoded by the coding sequence ATGGCAGAGTTTCTCCCCGACCTTTCCCTCGACCTGTTGCGGGTCTTCGAGTCCGCCGCCCGGCACCTCAGCTTCACGGCGGCGGCGGTGGAGCTGGGCACCACCCAGCCGGCGGTCAGCCAGCAGATCCAGCGACTGGAGAAGCAACTGGCGACGCGCCTGTTCGACCGGGTCTACCGGGGCATCGAGCTCACCGACGCCGGTCGGCTGCTCTTCCTCCATGTCCAGGAAGGCCTGGAAGCCATCGCCACCGGACTGGAGGCCATCGGCTCGCGTACCCAGCACGAGGTGCTGCAGGTGGCCACCGATTTCGCCTTCGCCGCCTACTGGCTGATGCCGCGCCTGCACCGCTTCCACGAGGCCAACCCGGACATCGACGTCAGCATCGTCACCAGCGACCGGACCATGAACATGCTGCGCTCGGAGGTGGATATCGCCATCGCCTTCGGTGACGGGCGCTTCAAGCACGGCGACGCCCTGCTGCTGTTCCGCGAGGAGGTGTTCCCCATCGCCAGCCCGCGTCTTCTGGCGGGACAGGCGCTGCCATTGGCCGCTGGCGCCCTGCTCGACCTGCCCCTTCTGCACCTGAAGCCGGAGGTGCGCACGCGCTGGTTCGACTGGGCCACGCTGTTCCGCGAGCTGGGCATCACCCAGGCGCCGGGCGCGGGGATGCTGCGGTTCGACAACTACACCCTGCTGATCCAGGCGGCCATCGCCGGCCAGGGCGTGGCCATCGGCTGGCGCTACCTGGTGGACGACCTGCTGGAGCAGGGATTGCTGGTGCGCCTGCTGGACGGCAGCGTCACCTCCGACTTCGGTTATTACCTGGTACAGCCCGAACGCAAACGACGTGCGCGGCTGATGAAGTGCTTCGTCGACTGGCTCCAGCAGGAGCTGGGGGACGAGGCACGCCAACCCCAACTCATCCGGCATCGGGAGGGAATTGCCCTGTGA
- a CDS encoding DOPA 4,5-dioxygenase family protein translates to MIQTPAPRIKGFHAHVYFDASTLQQARELCEEAARRFPLKMGRVHEKPVGPHPDWSCQLAFKPELFGEVIPWLALHRDGLNVLVHPITGSDLRDHRDYPLWMGTVRPLDLSGLEDGEIEYDL, encoded by the coding sequence GTGATCCAGACCCCTGCGCCCCGTATCAAGGGCTTCCATGCCCATGTCTATTTCGACGCGAGCACCCTGCAGCAGGCCCGTGAGCTCTGCGAGGAGGCGGCCCGGCGCTTTCCACTGAAGATGGGGCGCGTCCATGAGAAGCCCGTCGGCCCCCATCCGGACTGGAGCTGCCAGCTGGCCTTCAAGCCCGAGCTGTTCGGGGAGGTGATTCCCTGGCTGGCGCTGCACCGCGATGGGCTCAACGTGCTGGTCCACCCCATTACCGGCAGCGACCTGCGGGACCACCGCGACTACCCCCTGTGGATGGGCACGGTGCGGCCCCTGGACCTGTCGGGCCTGGAAGACGGCGAGATCGAATACGACCTTTAA
- the trpA gene encoding tryptophan synthase subunit alpha yields MSRLQTRFAELKQQNRAALVTFVTAGDPGYDASLAILKGLPEAGADVIELGMPFTDPMADGPSIQLANIRALGAKQNLARTLQMVREFRTGNQSTPLVLMGYFNPIHYYGVDRFISDAKDAGVDGLIVVDLPPEHNEDLCHPAQAAGIDFIRLTTPTTDDARLPTVLAGSSGFVYYVSVAGVTGAGSATLEHVQEAVARLRRHTDLPVAIGFGIRTAEHAANIARLADGVVVGSALVDQIAKADTAEQAVDGVLTLCKTLADGVRNARA; encoded by the coding sequence ATGAGCCGCCTGCAGACCCGCTTCGCCGAACTGAAACAGCAGAACCGCGCCGCCCTGGTGACCTTCGTCACCGCCGGCGACCCGGGCTACGACGCATCCCTGGCCATCCTCAAGGGCCTGCCGGAGGCCGGTGCCGACGTGATCGAGCTGGGCATGCCCTTCACCGACCCGATGGCCGACGGCCCCTCCATCCAGCTGGCCAACATCCGCGCCCTGGGCGCCAAGCAGAACCTGGCCAGGACGCTGCAGATGGTCCGCGAGTTCCGCACCGGCAACCAGAGCACGCCGCTGGTGCTGATGGGCTACTTCAACCCCATCCACTACTACGGCGTCGACCGCTTCATCAGTGACGCCAAGGACGCCGGCGTGGACGGCCTGATCGTGGTCGACCTGCCGCCGGAGCACAACGAAGACCTCTGCCACCCGGCCCAGGCCGCCGGCATCGACTTCATCCGCCTCACCACCCCGACCACCGACGACGCGCGCCTGCCCACGGTGCTCGCCGGTAGCTCCGGCTTCGTCTACTACGTCTCGGTGGCCGGCGTCACCGGCGCCGGCTCCGCCACCCTGGAGCACGTGCAGGAAGCCGTGGCCCGCCTGCGCCGCCACACCGACCTGCCGGTGGCCATCGGCTTCGGCATCCGCACCGCCGAGCACGCCGCCAACATCGCCCGCCTGGCGGACGGCGTGGTGGTGGGTTCCGCCCTGGTGGACCAGATCGCCAAGGCGGATACCGCGGAGCAGGCCGTCGACGGCGTACTGACCCTCTGCAAGACCCTGGCCGACGGCGTGCGCAACGCCCGCGCCTGA